From Pseudomonas sp. AN-1:
TGCAGTGCAGCATCGGCGGGCTTGATAGTCAAGAATTTTCTCGGTGGCGGTGCGCGTCCGGATGCGTTTCGGTCGACGGGTGGCGGGCGGCGGGCTTGAATTCGCCTGACGCGGGCGCCATCTCGTGTCACATTGGGCTGTCCCGCCCGTTCCGGAAAACCGATTCGATGCGCCTACTGCTGTCCGCCTTCATCCTCTTCCCACTGCTCGAGCTGGCCGTGCTGATCGCGGTCGGCAGCCACATCGGCGTGCTGGCCACCCTGCTGCTGGTGGTCGCCAGCGCCCTGGCCGGTGGCTTCCTGCTGCGCATCGCCGGACCGGCCACCGCCTGGCGCGCCCGAGCCCGCCTGCTCGCCGGCGAGGCGCCGGAGCAGGAGATGCTCGACGGCCTGCTGCTGGCCCTCGGCGGCTTCCTGCTGCTGCTGCCCGGCTTGATCAGCGACGTTCTCGGCATCCT
This genomic window contains:
- a CDS encoding FxsA family protein; this encodes MRLLLSAFILFPLLELAVLIAVGSHIGVLATLLLVVASALAGGFLLRIAGPATAWRARARLLAGEAPEQEMLDGLLLALGGFLLLLPGLISDVLGILCLLPFTRHALRQRLLRSAARRRPQAGQAEHEPAQSRPQVIEGEWQRHDD